In Streptomyces sp. SN-593, a single genomic region encodes these proteins:
- a CDS encoding CBS domain-containing protein, with protein sequence MFSSPMSVEDVMTRTVVALGREAGFKEIVRTMKRWKVSALPVLEGEGRVVGVVSEADLLPKEEFRATTPDRSDREERARDVERTGAVTADRLMTAPAVCVHADSTLAQAARIMAVRGVKRLPVIDAGGKLRGIVSRSDLLKVFLRTDEEIADEVRGQVVEALFPDDPDPRVQVREGRVRLTGAVREPRLIPTAARLARAVEGVVGVECELRGADAAAPAAG encoded by the coding sequence ATGTTCAGCTCGCCGATGTCCGTCGAGGACGTGATGACCCGCACCGTGGTCGCCCTCGGCAGGGAGGCCGGCTTCAAGGAGATCGTCAGGACGATGAAGCGGTGGAAGGTCAGCGCGCTGCCCGTGCTGGAGGGCGAGGGCCGGGTGGTCGGCGTGGTCTCCGAGGCGGACCTGCTGCCGAAGGAGGAGTTCCGCGCCACCACCCCGGACCGGTCGGACCGGGAGGAGCGGGCCCGCGACGTGGAACGGACCGGGGCCGTCACCGCCGACCGGCTGATGACCGCCCCCGCGGTGTGCGTGCACGCCGACTCCACGCTCGCCCAGGCCGCCCGGATCATGGCGGTGCGCGGCGTCAAACGGCTGCCGGTGATCGACGCGGGAGGAAAGCTGCGCGGCATCGTCAGCCGCTCCGACCTGCTCAAGGTCTTCCTGCGCACCGACGAGGAGATCGCCGACGAGGTGCGCGGGCAGGTCGTCGAGGCGCTCTTCCCGGATGATCCGGACCCGCGGGTCCAGGTCCGCGAGGGGCGTGTCCGGCTGACCGGCGCCGTGCGGGAGCCGCGGCTGATCCCGACCGCGGCCCGGCTGGCGCGCGCGGTCGAGGGCGTCGTCGGGGTGGAGTGCGAACTGCGGGGCGCGGACGCGGCCGCCCCGGCCGCCGGATGA
- a CDS encoding GAF domain-containing sensor histidine kinase has translation MSRAEDAVGNSLGDDGRRPGRELDHLLDEMQARADAVAGTRARVHGLLEALLTVGGELDLSQVLRRIVESAVTLVDAEYGALGVIEGTRLSEFLTVGVSEEQAGRIGALPSGHGILGELIRRPQPLRLSELSAHPSSYGFPPDHPPMRSFLGVPIRVRDEVFGNLYLTEKRGGADFDAEDETILRMLAVAAGVAIENARLYQAARDRQRWLEANAQIVRALLSGAPQAEVLEGIVGHAGRILNADLGVLALPVTGSADLRVAIALGVDADAHRDLVLPVDGSFMGAALATGEQIATADIQQDPRVTAGPPRWSGLGPVVAVPMVTDDGVRGVLLLARKERAAPFSEEETAPLLAFAGQAALAMELAARRRDAEQVAVLEDRDRIARDLHDMAIQRLFATGMTLQSTLRFVDHPQATERIMRAVDDLDETIKIIRTTIFGLRAREAERRGGGLRFTPSLQMEGPIDAQVPAAIAEEAVAVLDEALSNVARHAEASSVLIRLTVAAGTLTLTVRDDGVGIAPDAPRGGLRNLAERADGLGGTFHVGPAPDGGTRLRWSVPLEGPGAG, from the coding sequence ATGTCACGGGCGGAGGATGCGGTGGGCAACAGCCTTGGCGACGACGGCCGCCGGCCTGGGCGCGAACTGGACCACCTGCTCGACGAGATGCAGGCCCGCGCCGACGCGGTGGCCGGCACGCGGGCCCGCGTCCACGGCCTGCTGGAGGCGCTGCTGACCGTCGGCGGCGAACTGGACCTGTCGCAGGTGCTGCGGCGCATCGTGGAGTCCGCGGTCACCCTGGTCGACGCCGAGTACGGCGCGCTGGGCGTGATCGAGGGCACCCGGCTGTCGGAGTTCCTGACGGTGGGGGTGTCCGAGGAGCAGGCGGGGCGGATCGGCGCGCTGCCCTCCGGGCACGGGATCCTGGGCGAGCTGATCAGGAGGCCGCAGCCGCTGCGGCTGTCGGAGCTGTCCGCGCACCCGTCGTCGTACGGCTTCCCGCCCGACCACCCGCCGATGCGCTCCTTCCTGGGCGTGCCGATCCGGGTGCGCGACGAGGTGTTCGGCAACCTCTACCTCACCGAGAAGCGCGGCGGCGCGGACTTCGACGCGGAGGACGAGACGATCCTGCGGATGCTCGCGGTCGCCGCCGGTGTCGCGATCGAGAACGCCCGCCTGTACCAGGCGGCCCGCGACCGGCAGCGCTGGTTGGAGGCGAACGCGCAGATCGTCCGCGCGCTGCTGTCCGGTGCCCCGCAGGCCGAGGTGCTGGAGGGCATCGTCGGCCACGCCGGCCGCATCCTGAACGCCGACCTCGGCGTGCTCGCGCTGCCCGTCACCGGGAGTGCCGACCTGCGCGTGGCGATCGCGCTGGGCGTGGACGCCGACGCGCACCGCGACCTGGTGCTGCCGGTGGACGGCTCGTTCATGGGCGCCGCGCTGGCCACCGGCGAGCAGATCGCCACCGCCGACATCCAGCAGGACCCCCGGGTCACCGCGGGACCGCCGCGGTGGAGCGGCCTCGGCCCGGTGGTGGCGGTGCCCATGGTCACCGACGACGGGGTGCGGGGCGTGCTGCTGCTGGCGCGCAAGGAGCGGGCGGCCCCCTTCAGCGAGGAGGAGACCGCCCCGCTGCTCGCCTTCGCCGGGCAGGCGGCCCTGGCGATGGAGCTGGCCGCCCGCCGGCGGGACGCGGAGCAGGTGGCGGTGCTGGAGGACCGTGACCGCATCGCCAGGGACCTGCACGACATGGCGATCCAGCGGCTGTTCGCGACGGGCATGACGCTCCAGAGCACCCTGCGGTTCGTGGACCACCCGCAGGCCACCGAGCGGATCATGCGGGCCGTGGACGACCTCGACGAGACGATCAAGATCATCCGGACCACGATCTTCGGGCTGCGGGCCCGGGAGGCCGAGCGCCGCGGCGGCGGGCTGCGCTTCACCCCGTCCCTCCAGATGGAGGGGCCGATCGACGCGCAGGTGCCCGCGGCGATCGCGGAGGAGGCCGTCGCCGTCCTCGACGAGGCGCTGTCCAACGTCGCCCGGCACGCCGAGGCGTCCAGCGTCCTGATCCGGCTCACGGTCGCCGCCGGCACGCTCACCCTGACCGTCCGCGACGACGGCGTCGGCATCGCCCCGGACGCCCCGCGCGGCGGCCTGCGCAACCTCGCCGAGCGCGCGGACGGCCTCGGCGGCACCTTCCACGTCGGCCCCGCCCCCGACGGCGGCACCCGCCTGCGGTGGAGCGTGCCGCTCGAAGGCCCCGGCGCGGGCTGA
- a CDS encoding formylglycine-generating enzyme family protein, translating into MSEAEQHPPSCCAPGRAEGPGAGDAPGGRGGRLAHGPAPSPGPVLLDTAAGDGEAAAGGRAERSGGGRAADADGSVLLPGGRFLMGTDDTEGFAADGEGPVRPVTLRPFRIDACAVTNERFAAFVADTGHVTEAERFGWSYVFAGFLPTHLRRGAARPEHTPWWCGVPGAWWREPLGPGSGLNDLGGHPVVHVSWADAAAYCRWAGGRLPTEAEWEYAARGGLEQRRYPWGDELTPGGEHRCNIWQGRFPTRNTAEDGYEGTAPADAFAPNGFGLYNMAGNVWEWCADWWTTAHPAGPRANPTGPGRGTSRVMRGGSYLCHHSYCNRYRVAARTSNTPDSTTGNLGFRCVRDA; encoded by the coding sequence ATGAGTGAAGCCGAGCAGCATCCGCCGTCCTGCTGCGCCCCCGGGCGCGCGGAGGGACCCGGCGCCGGAGACGCGCCCGGAGGCCGCGGCGGGCGCCTCGCCCACGGCCCGGCCCCGTCCCCCGGCCCCGTCCTGCTCGACACGGCGGCGGGCGACGGCGAAGCGGCGGCGGGCGGCCGCGCGGAGCGCAGCGGCGGCGGCCGAGCGGCGGACGCGGACGGCTCGGTGCTGCTGCCGGGCGGCCGGTTCCTGATGGGGACGGACGACACCGAGGGGTTCGCCGCCGACGGGGAGGGGCCGGTGCGGCCGGTGACACTGCGGCCGTTCCGGATCGACGCGTGCGCGGTGACCAACGAGCGGTTCGCCGCGTTCGTCGCGGACACCGGGCACGTCACCGAAGCGGAGCGGTTCGGCTGGTCGTACGTCTTCGCCGGGTTCCTGCCCACGCACCTGCGGCGCGGGGCCGCCCGTCCCGAGCACACGCCGTGGTGGTGCGGCGTGCCGGGCGCGTGGTGGCGGGAGCCGCTCGGCCCGGGCAGCGGCCTGAACGACCTCGGCGGGCACCCGGTGGTGCACGTGTCGTGGGCGGACGCCGCCGCCTACTGCCGGTGGGCCGGGGGCCGGCTGCCGACCGAGGCGGAGTGGGAGTACGCCGCCCGCGGCGGGCTGGAGCAGCGCCGCTACCCGTGGGGCGACGAGCTGACGCCTGGCGGCGAGCACCGCTGCAACATCTGGCAGGGCCGCTTCCCCACGAGGAACACCGCCGAGGACGGGTACGAGGGCACCGCCCCCGCCGACGCCTTCGCCCCCAACGGCTTCGGCCTGTACAACATGGCGGGCAACGTCTGGGAGTGGTGCGCCGACTGGTGGACCACCGCGCACCCGGCCGGCCCGCGCGCCAACCCGACCGGTCCGGGCCGCGGCACCTCCCGGGTGATGCGCGGGGGTTCGTACCTGTGCCACCACTCCTACTGCAACCGCTACCGGGTCGCCGCGCGCACCTCCAACACGCCCGACAGCACCACGGGCAACCTCGGTTTCCGCTGTGTCCGCGACGCGTGA
- a CDS encoding ROK family transcriptional regulator: protein MQQHDGLLSRLRRGHEQLVLDLLRTHGPLSRGELGARCGLSRTTLYDIVGALVGNGAVVAAAPEAGPRKRGRPVERLALNPEAGLAIGIDFARRAVHVAAVNVAHEVVGSASEPHGPDLAWSDRVALAERLIRGLAGDSLRLDALSAIGVGVVGPVVGSLDAAEPVGTDDPAATARLTDEPGAPAPGRANGVHATPVPAEPAGPAVPPAPGAPGAAGTAAGATLGGTSASSTATSAAPASASAASAAVSATGAGRGSMEPGPVSRLLEERFKVPVLVDNNTRLAALAESTWGAAAGGTDVLYLRLSHGVGGGLIVGGAPHRGAYGLSGEFGHITVVPDGAACECGGSGCLETVASVGAVLDAYRAAGGRAADIGDVTAAARDGEDLAVAVLAEVGRRTGTVLAAVCHAIGPGVIVLGGELVAAGDALTGPVERELAAGLLPVARDRVDLRRAALGEAGAALGGIALVLRDSPQLHDHPARPAAAAARPPAGEPVHGTGTATPARRTDPRRTTAAAAAAGAAPAGTAGRGGHGGTR from the coding sequence ATGCAGCAACACGACGGCCTCCTGTCCCGGCTGCGCCGGGGCCACGAGCAACTGGTGCTGGACCTGCTGCGCACGCACGGGCCGCTCAGCCGCGGCGAGTTGGGGGCGCGCTGCGGTCTGTCGCGCACCACCCTGTACGACATCGTCGGCGCGCTCGTCGGCAACGGCGCGGTGGTCGCGGCGGCACCCGAGGCCGGCCCGCGCAAGCGCGGCCGTCCGGTGGAGCGCCTCGCCCTCAACCCCGAGGCCGGGCTGGCGATCGGTATCGACTTCGCGCGGCGGGCCGTGCACGTCGCGGCGGTCAACGTGGCCCACGAGGTGGTCGGCTCGGCGAGCGAGCCGCACGGGCCGGACCTGGCCTGGAGCGACCGCGTCGCCCTGGCCGAGCGCCTGATCCGCGGCCTCGCCGGCGACTCGCTCCGGTTGGACGCCCTCAGCGCGATCGGTGTGGGCGTCGTCGGCCCGGTCGTGGGGTCCCTGGACGCGGCGGAGCCGGTCGGCACGGACGACCCCGCCGCCACGGCGAGGCTCACGGACGAACCGGGCGCCCCCGCGCCGGGCCGGGCGAACGGCGTGCACGCCACGCCGGTACCGGCCGAGCCCGCCGGTCCGGCCGTCCCGCCCGCGCCGGGCGCCCCGGGCGCCGCCGGGACCGCTGCCGGGGCCACCCTCGGCGGCACGTCCGCGTCGTCCACCGCCACGTCCGCGGCCCCCGCCTCCGCCTCCGCTGCCTCCGCCGCCGTCTCCGCGACCGGCGCGGGCCGGGGTTCGATGGAGCCGGGCCCCGTCTCCCGACTGTTGGAGGAGCGCTTCAAAGTTCCGGTACTGGTGGACAACAACACGCGCCTGGCCGCGCTCGCCGAGTCGACCTGGGGCGCGGCGGCCGGTGGGACGGACGTGCTCTACCTGCGGCTGTCGCACGGCGTCGGCGGCGGGCTGATCGTCGGCGGGGCCCCGCACCGCGGCGCCTACGGCCTGTCCGGCGAGTTCGGCCACATCACGGTCGTGCCGGACGGCGCCGCCTGCGAGTGCGGCGGCTCCGGCTGCCTGGAGACGGTGGCCTCGGTGGGTGCGGTGCTCGACGCCTACCGCGCGGCGGGGGGCCGGGCCGCCGACATCGGCGACGTGACGGCCGCCGCCCGCGACGGCGAGGATCTGGCGGTCGCGGTGCTGGCCGAGGTGGGACGGCGGACCGGCACCGTGCTGGCCGCGGTGTGCCACGCGATCGGCCCCGGCGTGATCGTCCTGGGCGGCGAACTCGTGGCCGCCGGGGACGCGTTGACCGGCCCGGTCGAGCGCGAGCTGGCCGCCGGCCTGCTGCCGGTCGCCCGCGACCGCGTGGACCTGCGCCGGGCGGCGCTCGGCGAGGCGGGCGCGGCGCTGGGCGGCATCGCGCTGGTACTGCGGGATTCGCCCCAGCTTCACGACCACCCGGCGCGGCCGGCAGCGGCGGCGGCCCGGCCGCCGGCCGGGGAGCCCGTGCACGGAACCGGAACCGCCACCCCAGCGCGGAGGACCGACCCGCGGCGTACGACCGCCGCCGCAGCGGCGGCGGGCGCCGCCCCGGCGGGCACGGCCGGACGCGGCGGCCACGGAGGCACCCGATGA
- a CDS encoding glycoside hydrolase family 65 protein, whose protein sequence is MSTDRRPRPPVPAGRGTAPAPNRWTWCYDGYDPARERLREALCTLGNGYLATRGAAAESVADGVHYPGTYAAGCYNRLTSQVAGHEVDNEDMVNLPNWLPLRVRARGGPWLSPDTCQVLAHTQELDLRRGTLTRRMRLRDRDGRETAVEETRLVHMGDPHLAGQRVEVTAAGWSGELEIESGLDGRVVNGGVERYRDLDGRHLTDLKAGAPRPDTVTLSCRTSGSGIGVAMACRTRVVGGPPGRAEQTAGAAEAARTAGGGRASLLLTVPVRPGAPVAVEKAVAVHTTRDPAIGDPLDAALARAERAAGFSALLRSHTTAWEELWQRADLEAPGRAGHVLRLHLFHVLQTLSPHTAALDVGVPARGLHGEAYRGHVFWDELFVLPYLNLHLPEVSRALLLYRHRRLGAACRNAAEAGRKGAMYPWQSGSDGREETQRLHLNPRSGRWLPDHSRLQHHVGSAVAYNVWQYYQATGDAEFLHGQGAEMLLQIARFWADAARWDPGRAAYRIEGIVGPDEYHDAYPGASRPGLDDNAYTNVTAAWVLCRALETAGLLPAPRRDELFERIGLGRAELERWEDVSHRLRVPFHEGVVSQFDGYGELAELDWDGYRHRYGDIRRLDRILEAEGDSVNGYQASKQADVLMLGYLFPMPELAGLFRRLGHRLDEETWTATVDHYLARTSHGSTLSELVHGWVLARCRRAEAWSHVRQSLLGDVADVQGGTTGEGIHLGAMGGTLDLVQRCLTGLEPRLGALCLDPVPLPELSRFRLSLHYRGHWGVGVTLRSGRLHVSVPDSDRGPVRIVVGGQARTVAPGTAFTTALPQEGAGTD, encoded by the coding sequence GTGAGCACGGACCGCCGACCGCGCCCGCCGGTTCCGGCCGGGAGGGGTACCGCGCCCGCGCCGAACCGCTGGACCTGGTGCTACGACGGCTACGACCCCGCGCGCGAGCGGCTGCGCGAGGCGCTGTGCACGCTCGGCAACGGCTACCTGGCGACCCGCGGCGCCGCGGCGGAGTCGGTCGCGGACGGGGTCCACTACCCGGGGACCTACGCGGCGGGCTGCTACAACAGGCTGACCTCGCAGGTGGCCGGCCACGAGGTCGACAACGAGGACATGGTCAACCTGCCCAACTGGCTGCCGCTGCGGGTCCGCGCCCGGGGCGGCCCGTGGCTGTCCCCCGACACCTGCCAGGTACTCGCCCACACGCAGGAACTGGACCTGCGGCGGGGCACCCTGACGCGGCGGATGCGGCTGCGGGACCGGGACGGGCGGGAGACCGCCGTCGAGGAGACCCGCCTCGTGCACATGGGTGATCCGCACCTCGCCGGCCAGCGCGTGGAGGTGACGGCCGCCGGGTGGTCGGGCGAGCTGGAGATCGAGTCCGGGCTGGACGGGCGCGTCGTCAACGGCGGGGTGGAGCGCTACCGCGACCTGGACGGCCGCCACCTGACCGACCTGAAGGCCGGCGCGCCCCGTCCCGACACCGTCACGCTCAGCTGCCGGACGTCCGGCTCCGGCATCGGCGTGGCCATGGCCTGCCGCACCCGCGTCGTCGGCGGCCCGCCGGGCCGGGCCGAGCAGACCGCCGGGGCCGCCGAGGCCGCCCGGACCGCCGGCGGGGGGCGCGCCTCCCTCCTCCTGACGGTGCCGGTGCGCCCGGGAGCACCGGTCGCCGTGGAGAAGGCGGTCGCGGTGCACACCACCCGGGACCCCGCCATCGGCGACCCGCTGGACGCGGCGCTCGCCCGCGCCGAGCGGGCCGCCGGCTTCAGCGCCCTGTTGCGCTCGCACACCACGGCGTGGGAGGAGCTGTGGCAGCGGGCCGACCTGGAGGCGCCTGGCCGGGCGGGGCACGTGCTGCGGCTGCACCTCTTCCACGTCCTCCAGACGCTGTCCCCGCACACCGCGGCCCTGGACGTCGGGGTGCCCGCGCGGGGCCTGCACGGAGAGGCGTACCGGGGGCACGTCTTCTGGGACGAGCTGTTCGTGCTGCCGTACCTGAACCTGCACCTGCCCGAGGTCTCCCGCGCGCTCCTGCTCTACCGCCACCGCCGGCTGGGGGCCGCCTGCCGCAACGCCGCCGAGGCCGGGCGGAAGGGCGCCATGTACCCCTGGCAGAGCGGCAGCGACGGGCGGGAGGAGACGCAGCGCCTGCACCTCAACCCGCGCTCCGGCCGGTGGCTGCCCGACCACTCCCGGCTCCAGCACCACGTGGGCTCCGCGGTGGCGTACAACGTGTGGCAGTACTACCAGGCCACCGGCGACGCGGAGTTCCTGCACGGCCAGGGCGCGGAGATGCTCCTCCAGATCGCGCGCTTCTGGGCGGACGCCGCGCGGTGGGACCCGGGCCGCGCCGCGTACCGCATCGAGGGGATCGTCGGCCCGGACGAGTACCACGACGCCTATCCGGGCGCGTCCCGGCCGGGTCTGGACGACAACGCCTACACCAACGTGACGGCGGCGTGGGTGCTGTGCCGGGCCCTGGAGACCGCCGGCCTCCTCCCCGCGCCGCGCCGGGACGAGCTGTTCGAACGGATCGGGCTGGGCCGGGCCGAGCTGGAACGCTGGGAGGACGTCTCCCACCGGTTGCGGGTGCCCTTCCACGAGGGCGTCGTCAGCCAGTTCGACGGGTACGGCGAGCTGGCCGAGCTGGACTGGGACGGCTACCGGCACCGGTACGGCGACATCCGCCGCCTGGACCGCATCCTGGAGGCCGAGGGGGACAGCGTCAACGGCTACCAGGCGTCCAAGCAGGCCGACGTGCTGATGCTGGGCTACCTGTTCCCGATGCCGGAGCTGGCCGGGCTGTTCCGGCGGCTCGGGCACCGTCTCGACGAGGAGACCTGGACCGCCACCGTGGACCACTACCTGGCCCGGACCAGCCACGGGTCGACGCTGAGCGAGCTGGTCCACGGATGGGTGCTGGCGCGCTGCCGCCGGGCCGAGGCGTGGAGCCACGTGCGGCAGTCACTGCTGGGCGACGTGGCCGACGTGCAGGGCGGCACCACCGGCGAGGGCATCCACCTGGGCGCCATGGGCGGCACCCTCGACCTGGTGCAGCGGTGCCTGACGGGTCTCGAACCGCGTCTCGGCGCGCTGTGCCTGGACCCGGTGCCGCTGCCGGAGCTGTCGCGGTTCCGCCTGTCGCTGCACTACCGCGGCCACTGGGGGGTGGGCGTCACGCTGCGGTCCGGCCGGCTGCACGTGAGCGTGCCGGACTCCGACCGGGGGCCCGTCCGGATCGTGGTGGGCGGGCAGGCCCGGACGGTGGCGCCGGGTACGGCGTTCACGACGGCGTTGCCGCAGGAGGGGGCAGGGACCGACTGA
- a CDS encoding ABC transporter permease, with the protein MDLATTGKDGEPSAGAPSAGAPSAGTGAAGTGAAAAAGAEDAPPAAGAATARPLDWRRGAPRLLLNVIAVAVGVGLWALLASRGVHDLPGPVAVARRAGQLLGDGTLEDDIAASLRRVLTGFLLGTVLAVVVGFLMGWYPIARGLFEPYVQFFRTVPPLAVIPLAVVLMGIGETPKIFVIFLAAFLSSVVATFQGVLDVDRTLVDAARVLGARDRTIFLKVVIPASAPFILVGMRIGLGAAWSTLVAAELIAAQQGLGFRMQHAETYYDLDTIFVGLITIGVLGLVMDRLLLLAERRLTGWQERR; encoded by the coding sequence ATGGACCTGGCGACGACCGGGAAGGACGGTGAACCGTCCGCGGGGGCACCGTCGGCGGGGGCACCCTCGGCGGGGACGGGCGCGGCGGGGACGGGCGCGGCCGCCGCGGCCGGAGCGGAGGACGCCCCGCCGGCGGCGGGGGCGGCGACCGCCAGGCCGCTCGACTGGCGCCGCGGCGCGCCGCGCCTGCTGCTGAACGTGATCGCCGTCGCGGTCGGCGTGGGCCTGTGGGCGCTGCTGGCCTCCCGGGGCGTGCACGACCTGCCCGGCCCGGTCGCCGTCGCCCGCCGGGCGGGCCAGTTGCTGGGCGACGGCACCCTGGAGGACGACATCGCCGCCAGCCTGCGGCGGGTGCTCACCGGTTTCCTGCTCGGCACCGTGCTGGCGGTGGTGGTCGGCTTCCTCATGGGCTGGTACCCCATCGCCCGCGGGCTGTTCGAGCCCTACGTCCAGTTCTTCCGCACCGTCCCGCCGCTGGCCGTGATCCCGCTGGCGGTGGTCCTGATGGGGATCGGCGAGACGCCCAAGATCTTCGTGATCTTCCTGGCGGCCTTCCTGTCCAGCGTGGTGGCGACCTTCCAGGGCGTGCTCGACGTGGACCGCACCCTCGTCGACGCGGCGCGGGTGCTGGGCGCGCGGGACCGCACCATCTTCCTGAAGGTGGTCATCCCGGCGTCGGCGCCGTTCATCCTGGTCGGCATGCGGATCGGGCTGGGCGCGGCCTGGTCCACCCTGGTGGCCGCGGAGCTGATCGCCGCGCAGCAGGGCCTCGGCTTCCGGATGCAGCACGCCGAGACGTACTACGACCTCGACACGATCTTCGTGGGACTGATCACCATCGGCGTGCTGGGCCTGGTCATGGACCGGCTGCTGCTGCTGGCCGAGCGCCGTCTCACCGGTTGGCAGGAGCGACGATGA
- a CDS encoding ABC transporter ATP-binding protein, with the protein MTHKISFRDAVKTYPVKSGTFTALGGVSLDVGEREFVTVVGPSGCGKSTLLGMAAGLVEPTSGGVSVDGRPVTGPGPDRGVIFQQYALFPWLTVRRNVEFGLRLTSMPAGERRARADHAIELVGLTDFADALPKTLSGGMKQRCAIARAYAVDPEVLLMDEPFGALDALTRVQLQDQLLDTWSKERRTVMFVTHDVEEAVYLAQRVVVMAARPGRVHAVVDVDLPYPRTEEIRLSAGFAALRNQVWQAVYHQAPAGPDPRKPAGGDAQAPAGAGT; encoded by the coding sequence ATGACACACAAGATCTCCTTCCGGGACGCCGTCAAGACGTACCCGGTGAAAAGCGGGACGTTCACCGCGCTGGGCGGGGTGTCGCTGGACGTCGGCGAGCGGGAGTTCGTCACCGTGGTCGGCCCGTCCGGCTGCGGGAAGAGCACGCTGCTCGGGATGGCCGCGGGGCTGGTGGAGCCCACCTCGGGCGGGGTGTCCGTGGACGGCCGGCCGGTCACCGGACCGGGGCCCGACCGCGGGGTGATCTTCCAGCAGTACGCGCTGTTCCCGTGGCTGACGGTGCGCCGCAACGTGGAGTTCGGGCTGCGGCTGACCTCCATGCCGGCCGGGGAGCGCCGGGCGCGCGCGGACCACGCGATCGAGCTGGTCGGGTTGACGGACTTCGCGGACGCGCTGCCGAAGACGCTGTCCGGCGGGATGAAGCAGCGCTGCGCGATCGCCCGGGCGTACGCGGTCGATCCGGAGGTGCTGCTGATGGACGAGCCGTTCGGCGCGCTGGACGCGCTGACCCGGGTGCAGCTCCAGGACCAGTTGCTGGACACCTGGAGCAAGGAGCGGCGCACCGTCATGTTCGTCACGCACGACGTGGAGGAGGCGGTCTACCTCGCCCAGCGGGTCGTGGTGATGGCCGCCAGGCCCGGGCGGGTGCACGCCGTGGTCGACGTGGACCTGCCCTATCCCCGGACCGAGGAGATCCGGCTGTCCGCCGGGTTCGCCGCTCTGCGCAACCAGGTGTGGCAGGCCGTCTACCACCAGGCCCCGGCCGGACCGGACCCGCGGAAACCGGCGGGCGGCGACGCCCAGGCTCCGGCGGGCGCCGGCACCTGA
- a CDS encoding helix-turn-helix domain-containing protein, with the protein MEGNVGPEAHASDPDLLWRHITERRRQLGMTEKELAKQARMSPRYLRQLAAVGTDFDPGGLYRVAAALGVTSQQLLAGRADAPPGQADRAPRPVLVRLTSKECWDRLGPRGVGRVVLPADPAPVAFPVNYAVDAGTVVYRTSPHGDAAPRDGTAVSFEVDQVDDSTALGWSVLLTGHAERVEDSPEARRLDETRPADPWAGGDRPLWVRVIPAAVSGRRIGQM; encoded by the coding sequence GTGGAAGGGAACGTCGGTCCCGAGGCGCACGCCTCCGACCCGGACCTGCTGTGGCGCCACATCACCGAGCGCAGGCGCCAGCTCGGCATGACCGAGAAGGAACTCGCGAAGCAGGCGCGCATGTCGCCGCGCTACCTGCGCCAACTCGCCGCGGTCGGCACCGACTTCGATCCCGGCGGGCTGTACCGGGTCGCCGCGGCCCTGGGCGTCACCTCGCAGCAACTGCTCGCGGGCCGCGCCGACGCGCCGCCCGGCCAGGCGGACCGCGCGCCGCGGCCGGTCCTCGTCCGCCTCACCAGCAAGGAGTGCTGGGACCGGCTGGGACCGCGCGGGGTGGGGCGGGTGGTGCTGCCGGCCGATCCGGCCCCCGTCGCGTTCCCCGTCAACTACGCCGTCGACGCCGGGACGGTCGTCTACCGCACCTCCCCGCACGGCGACGCCGCCCCGCGGGACGGCACGGCCGTCTCCTTCGAGGTGGACCAGGTCGACGACAGCACGGCCCTGGGCTGGAGCGTCCTGCTCACCGGGCACGCCGAGCGTGTGGAGGACTCCCCCGAGGCCCGCCGCCTCGACGAGACCCGGCCGGCCGACCCCTGGGCCGGCGGCGACCGCCCCCTGTGGGTGCGGGTGATCCCCGCGGCCGTCAGCGGCCGCCGCATCGGACAGATGTGA